Proteins from a genomic interval of Methanobacterium sp.:
- the rpoA2 gene encoding DNA-directed RNA polymerase subunit A'', which translates to MDIEKVEKLVKKKRAKFPEKLIQEIAEAAQRHELSDDELDELVKEIKRAYIRSEVESGEAVGTVAAQSVGEPGTQMTMRTFHYAGVAELNVTLGLPRLIEIVDARKKISTPTMAIYFDEDHASDEEFIRTIANRIGKITFNDILNDFNVNYASMNMSVEIDDEQVKEKRLDYDEVIAKIEKTFKSVEINNNLLSFEPKITESKHAIRELRLLADKVRDLQISGIKNIGKVVIRKEGQEWVIHTEGSNLGAVLKMEGVDPVRTTTNDIHEVEKVLGVEAARNSIIHEAQTTMEEQGLTVDVRHIMLVADMMTADGIVKSIGRHGISGEKASVLARASFEETGKHLLRASIRGEVDHLTGIIENIIIGQPIPLGTGSVGVIMKEK; encoded by the coding sequence GTGGACATAGAGAAAGTTGAAAAGCTGGTCAAAAAGAAAAGAGCCAAGTTCCCAGAGAAACTCATCCAGGAAATAGCTGAAGCTGCCCAAAGGCACGAGCTGAGCGATGACGAACTGGACGAACTGGTAAAAGAAATTAAAAGAGCCTACATACGGTCTGAAGTAGAGTCTGGTGAGGCAGTAGGTACAGTAGCTGCCCAATCAGTGGGAGAACCAGGTACCCAGATGACCATGCGTACCTTTCACTATGCTGGAGTGGCTGAACTAAACGTTACCCTGGGGTTACCCCGACTCATCGAGATTGTGGACGCCCGTAAAAAGATATCCACACCAACCATGGCCATATACTTCGACGAAGACCATGCCAGTGATGAGGAGTTCATAAGAACCATTGCCAACCGGATAGGTAAGATAACATTCAATGACATCCTCAACGACTTCAACGTCAACTACGCCAGTATGAACATGAGCGTGGAGATAGATGATGAGCAGGTGAAGGAGAAACGACTGGACTATGATGAGGTCATAGCCAAGATAGAAAAAACTTTTAAAAGTGTAGAAATAAATAACAACTTGCTGAGTTTTGAACCCAAAATTACAGAATCTAAACATGCCATCAGGGAACTTCGACTTTTAGCTGACAAGGTTCGCGATCTCCAGATAAGTGGAATTAAGAACATAGGAAAGGTCGTGATCCGAAAAGAAGGGCAGGAATGGGTTATACACACCGAAGGTTCAAACCTGGGAGCCGTCCTGAAAATGGAGGGTGTTGACCCCGTGCGAACTACCACCAATGATATTCATGAGGTGGAAAAGGTTCTGGGAGTAGAAGCCGCCCGTAACTCCATAATCCACGAGGCCCAGACCACCATGGAAGAGCAGGGATTAACTGTGGACGTGCGTCACATCATGCTGGTGGCAGATATGATGACAGCCGACGGTATAGTCAAATCCATAGGCCGGCACGGGATCAGCGGTGAAAAAGCCAGTGTACTGGCCAGAGCATCCTTCGAGGAGACAGGTAAACACCTTCTCCGGGCCAGCATCAGGGGTGAGGTGGACCATCTCACCGGAATAATAGAGAACATTATAATCGGGCAGCCAATACCACTGGGAACAGGGTCAGTTGGTGTCATCATGAAAGAGAAATAA
- a CDS encoding 50S ribosomal protein L30e — MDVERGIRVAVDTGNVTLGSSKTIQALKLGKGKLVIIAENCPKEVTEDVMQYSKLSQIPVYTFQGTSVDLGSVCGKPFTVATMMVNDPGDSTILEIVG; from the coding sequence ATGGACGTAGAGAGAGGAATTCGAGTAGCAGTAGATACAGGAAATGTCACACTGGGATCCAGTAAAACAATCCAGGCTCTGAAGCTTGGAAAAGGAAAACTGGTTATCATCGCAGAAAATTGCCCAAAAGAGGTAACCGAAGATGTGATGCAGTACTCCAAATTATCCCAAATCCCGGTTTACACCTTCCAGGGTACCAGCGTGGACTTAGGATCTGTGTGTGGGAAACCATTCACCGTGGCCACCATGATGGTCAACGATCCTGGAGATTCCACCATACTGGAAATAGTGGGGTAA
- a CDS encoding NusA-like transcription termination signal-binding factor yields MTIKFSTHEIRYIALFESMTGATVKDCLVDDENGKITFLVKKGDMGLAIGKRGSTVAKVQKTVDKGVEVIEHSDDPAEFIANLVAPAKIRSIRILQKENGEKIATLEADSRNKRTAIGKGGQNIERARVLAKRQHNINNIVIK; encoded by the coding sequence GTGACCATCAAATTCAGCACCCATGAGATTAGATACATCGCCCTCTTCGAGAGCATGACCGGAGCAACAGTAAAAGATTGCCTGGTGGATGATGAAAACGGTAAAATCACCTTCCTGGTTAAAAAGGGAGACATGGGTCTGGCCATAGGAAAAAGAGGAAGCACCGTAGCCAAGGTGCAGAAAACTGTGGACAAGGGTGTGGAGGTAATCGAACACTCTGATGACCCTGCAGAATTCATAGCCAACCTGGTGGCCCCTGCAAAGATAAGGAGCATACGTATACTCCAAAAAGAAAACGGGGAGAAAATAGCCACATTAGAGGCCGATTCACGCAATAAACGCACCGCCATAGGAAAAGGCGGGCAGAATATTGAAAGAGCCCGGGTACTGGCCAAAAGGCAGCACAATATAAATAATATAGTTATAAAATAG
- a CDS encoding 30S ribosomal protein S12 translates to MPGLFAAKKLKKNRQNFRWKDTEYKRKALGLDIKADPLGGAPQARGIVIEKVGIEAKQPNSAIRKCVRVQLIKNGKQLTAFAPGDGAIGFIDEHDEVVIEGIGGPSGRSMGDIPGVRWKVTKVNNVALEQMVKGKIEKPVR, encoded by the coding sequence TTGCCAGGATTATTCGCAGCAAAAAAGCTTAAAAAGAATCGACAAAACTTCCGGTGGAAAGACACCGAGTACAAGAGGAAAGCACTGGGCCTAGATATTAAAGCCGACCCATTAGGAGGCGCACCCCAAGCACGGGGAATTGTCATCGAAAAAGTGGGAATCGAAGCAAAACAGCCCAACTCTGCCATCAGGAAGTGTGTACGAGTACAACTCATAAAAAACGGTAAACAACTCACTGCATTCGCCCCAGGAGACGGAGCCATAGGATTCATCGATGAACACGACGAAGTGGTCATTGAAGGAATCGGTGGACCATCCGGAAGATCCATGGGAGACATTCCAGGTGTACGCTGGAAAGTCACCAAAGTGAACAACGTGGCCCTTGAACAAATGGTTAAGGGTAAAATTGAAAAACCAGTGAGATAA
- a CDS encoding 30S ribosomal protein S7 gives MSFKVFDSWELEEVTVEDLGLVNYICLDEIMVPHTMGRHVKRQFAKSRVSIVERLMNKIMRTHRNSGKKNKAYDIVKEALIVINQRTKENPLQTLVKAVENAAPREETTRIKYGGIGYQVAVDIAPQRRVDLAIGFITKGALQSAFKRKKSAGECLAEELLLAAEADTRSFSVGKKEEKERVARSAH, from the coding sequence ATGAGCTTCAAAGTCTTTGACAGTTGGGAACTGGAAGAAGTCACAGTAGAAGACCTGGGACTGGTCAACTACATCTGCCTGGACGAAATAATGGTCCCCCATACCATGGGAAGGCACGTTAAGCGACAGTTCGCCAAATCAAGAGTATCAATAGTAGAAAGATTAATGAATAAAATAATGAGGACCCATAGGAACTCAGGTAAGAAAAACAAGGCTTATGACATTGTGAAAGAAGCATTGATAGTTATAAACCAGCGTACCAAAGAAAATCCTCTACAGACACTGGTTAAAGCGGTGGAAAACGCAGCACCCCGTGAAGAAACCACCCGTATCAAATACGGTGGAATCGGTTACCAAGTAGCAGTGGACATAGCACCACAGCGCAGGGTGGACCTTGCCATTGGTTTCATAACCAAAGGAGCCCTCCAGTCAGCCTTCAAACGGAAAAAATCCGCTGGAGAATGCCTGGCAGAGGAACTGTTACTGGCAGCAGAAGCAGACACCAGAAGCTTCTCCGTCGGGAAAAAAGAGGAAAAAGAGCGAGTGGCCAGATCAGCCCATTAA
- a CDS encoding elongation factor EF-2: MSRRDKMISKIKELMYEPVYIRNIGIVAHIDHGKTTLSDNLLAGAGMISSELAGDQRFLDFDEQEQARGITIDAANVSMVHKYKEDDYLINLIDTPGHVDFGGDVTRAMRAVDGAVVVVCAVEGIMPQTETVLRQALKENVRPVLFINKVDRLINELKLDSEELQQRFVKIIASANKLISNMAPEELKKEWLVKVEDGSVAFGSAYHNWAINVDIMQKTGINFNDILDYCNEERQKELAEKVPLSDVLLGMVVEHLPSPNISQAYRVPSIWSGDIESEEGQGMINTDPDGPLAVMVTDVSIDKHAGEIATGRVYGGTLEKGTEIFFVGSHGKARTQQVGVYFGPERVNTDRVPAGNIVAITGARNAMAGETICDIDRKIEAFEGLEHISEPVVTVAVEAKNTKDLPKLIEVLRQVGKEDPTVKMKINEETGEHLVAGMGELHLEIITYRINEKGVEIETSEPIVVYRETIAGTAGPVEGKSPNKHNRFYLEIEPLDEALYQAIVDGDIKEGRVKGKELIPKFQEYGLPKDQARKVWDVYDKSIFVNMTRGIQYLDEIKELLLEGFESAMDDGPIAKERVMGIKIKLMDAKIHEDAVHRGPAQVLPAIRKAVYGAIMMAEPALLEPIQKVFINTPQDYMGSATREIQNRRGQIIDMSQEGDMSTVESTVPVAEMFGFAGDIRSATEGRCLWSTESAGFERLPRELQNTIIREIRQRKGLSDQPYGPDHYLG; the protein is encoded by the coding sequence ATGAGCAGACGAGACAAGATGATCAGCAAGATCAAGGAACTGATGTACGAACCGGTTTACATCCGGAACATCGGTATCGTAGCCCACATCGACCACGGGAAAACCACCCTCTCCGACAACCTCCTGGCAGGAGCCGGTATGATCTCATCAGAACTTGCCGGAGATCAGCGTTTTCTGGACTTTGATGAACAGGAACAGGCCAGGGGAATCACCATTGATGCCGCAAACGTGTCCATGGTTCACAAGTACAAGGAAGATGATTACCTCATCAATCTCATAGACACACCAGGTCACGTGGACTTTGGAGGAGACGTAACCCGTGCCATGAGAGCAGTGGACGGAGCAGTGGTAGTGGTATGTGCAGTGGAAGGAATCATGCCCCAGACTGAAACTGTACTGCGTCAGGCCCTCAAAGAAAACGTACGACCAGTACTTTTCATAAACAAAGTGGACCGTTTAATCAACGAACTCAAACTGGACTCAGAAGAACTCCAGCAGAGATTCGTTAAGATCATTGCCAGCGCCAACAAGTTAATCAGTAACATGGCCCCTGAAGAACTTAAAAAGGAATGGCTGGTTAAGGTGGAAGATGGAAGCGTAGCCTTTGGATCCGCCTACCATAACTGGGCCATTAACGTGGACATCATGCAGAAAACCGGGATAAACTTCAATGACATCCTGGACTACTGTAACGAAGAAAGACAGAAGGAACTAGCCGAAAAAGTACCCCTCTCCGATGTATTACTGGGAATGGTGGTAGAACACTTACCAAGCCCCAACATATCCCAGGCCTACAGGGTGCCCAGCATCTGGTCTGGAGATATCGAAAGTGAGGAAGGACAGGGTATGATCAACACAGACCCTGACGGACCACTAGCAGTGATGGTAACCGACGTGAGTATTGATAAACACGCTGGTGAGATTGCCACTGGACGAGTATATGGTGGAACACTGGAAAAGGGAACTGAAATCTTCTTCGTAGGTTCACACGGAAAAGCACGAACCCAGCAAGTGGGAGTATACTTCGGACCAGAACGAGTGAACACTGACCGGGTCCCAGCAGGTAACATCGTTGCCATAACAGGAGCACGTAACGCTATGGCTGGGGAAACCATCTGTGACATTGACCGGAAGATAGAAGCATTCGAAGGCTTAGAACACATCTCCGAACCAGTGGTTACCGTAGCGGTGGAAGCTAAAAACACCAAAGACCTACCCAAACTTATTGAAGTACTACGGCAGGTTGGGAAGGAAGACCCCACTGTTAAGATGAAGATCAACGAGGAAACCGGTGAGCACCTGGTGGCAGGAATGGGTGAACTCCACCTGGAGATCATCACATACCGTATCAATGAGAAAGGTGTGGAAATTGAAACATCCGAGCCTATTGTGGTTTACCGGGAAACCATCGCCGGAACAGCCGGACCAGTTGAGGGTAAATCACCCAACAAACACAACCGTTTCTATCTAGAAATCGAGCCACTGGATGAAGCTCTTTACCAGGCCATAGTTGATGGAGACATCAAAGAGGGCCGAGTTAAAGGTAAAGAATTAATACCCAAATTCCAGGAATACGGACTACCCAAAGATCAGGCCAGGAAAGTATGGGATGTTTACGATAAGAGTATCTTCGTCAACATGACCCGTGGTATCCAGTACCTGGATGAGATCAAAGAACTACTCCTGGAAGGTTTCGAAAGTGCCATGGATGACGGGCCCATAGCTAAAGAAAGAGTAATGGGAATCAAGATCAAACTGATGGATGCCAAGATACACGAAGACGCCGTGCACAGAGGACCAGCACAGGTCCTACCAGCCATAAGGAAGGCAGTCTACGGTGCAATAATGATGGCAGAACCAGCACTCCTGGAACCCATCCAAAAGGTATTTATCAACACACCACAAGACTATATGGGATCAGCCACCCGTGAGATCCAGAACCGACGTGGTCAAATCATTGACATGTCCCAGGAAGGAGACATGTCAACAGTAGAATCAACAGTACCAGTAGCCGAGATGTTCGGATTCGCAGGAGACATCCGATCTGCTACAGAAGGTCGCTGTCTCTGGTCCACAGAGAGTGCAGGATTCGAAAGACTCCCACGCGAGCTTCAAAATACTATAATACGGGAAATCAGACAGCGTAAAGGCCTCAGTGACCAGCCTTATGGTCCTGACCATTACCTGGGATAA
- the tuf gene encoding translation elongation factor EF-1 subunit alpha — MAKGKEHMNLAFIGHVDHGKSTMVGHLLLQSGAIAEQQLSDGENKFRFVMDKLSEERERGVTIDLAHAKFETPKYEFTIVDCPGHRDFVKNMITGASQADAAVLVVAIDDGVMPQTKEHAFLARTLGINQLIIGINKMDLVDYSEEKFNALKEEVSDLIKTVAYKPKDINFIPLSAFEGDNITKPSENTPWYKGPSLVKALDEFTAPEKPTQLPLRVPVQDVYSITGVGTVPVGRVETGIMKKADNVIFEPPGVSGEVKSIEMHHEMLDSAEPGDNVGFNVRGVGKNDIRRGDVAGHTTNAPTVAKEFTAQIVVLQHPGVITVGYTPVFHCHTAQVACTFLELQKKLDPATGQVKEENPDFLKTGDAAFVVVKPTKPMVIEKIKDIPHMGRFAIRDMGQTVAAGMCIDLVPAK, encoded by the coding sequence ATGGCTAAAGGAAAAGAACACATGAATTTGGCGTTTATCGGACACGTAGACCACGGTAAATCCACTATGGTGGGTCACCTTCTATTACAGTCCGGAGCTATCGCTGAACAACAGTTATCTGACGGAGAAAACAAGTTCAGATTCGTTATGGACAAATTGTCCGAAGAAAGAGAAAGAGGAGTGACCATCGACCTGGCCCACGCCAAGTTTGAAACTCCCAAGTACGAGTTCACCATTGTGGACTGTCCCGGTCACCGTGATTTCGTTAAAAACATGATCACCGGTGCATCACAGGCAGACGCTGCAGTACTGGTAGTAGCTATTGATGATGGGGTAATGCCTCAGACTAAGGAACACGCATTTCTAGCACGTACCCTCGGTATCAACCAGCTCATCATTGGTATAAACAAAATGGACCTGGTGGACTACAGTGAAGAAAAATTCAACGCACTCAAAGAAGAAGTTTCAGACCTGATTAAAACTGTGGCTTACAAGCCCAAAGATATCAACTTCATACCACTATCTGCATTTGAAGGGGACAACATAACCAAACCATCCGAAAACACCCCATGGTATAAGGGACCAAGTCTGGTTAAAGCATTGGACGAGTTCACTGCACCAGAAAAACCAACCCAACTACCACTACGAGTACCAGTCCAGGATGTATACTCCATCACTGGAGTGGGAACCGTACCAGTGGGCCGAGTGGAAACCGGTATCATGAAGAAAGCGGACAACGTTATCTTCGAACCACCAGGTGTAAGCGGAGAAGTAAAATCCATCGAAATGCACCACGAAATGCTGGATTCAGCAGAACCTGGTGACAACGTAGGATTCAACGTACGTGGAGTGGGTAAAAACGACATCCGCCGTGGAGACGTGGCCGGACACACCACCAACGCACCAACCGTTGCCAAAGAATTCACCGCACAGATTGTGGTCTTACAACACCCTGGTGTTATCACCGTGGGTTACACCCCCGTATTCCACTGTCACACCGCACAGGTTGCCTGTACCTTCCTGGAACTCCAGAAAAAACTGGACCCAGCTACTGGTCAGGTTAAAGAAGAAAACCCAGACTTCCTGAAAACCGGGGACGCAGCTTTCGTAGTAGTCAAACCTACCAAGCCAATGGTCATCGAGAAGATCAAGGACATACCACACATGGGCCGGTTCGCTATCCGTGATATGGGCCAGACTGTGGCTGCTGGTATGTGCATCGACCTGGTGCCAGCAAAATAG
- the rpsJ gene encoding 30S ribosomal protein S10, with protein MNKARIKLTGTDPEKLAYVCDQLKRIAERTGVDLSGPIPLPTKKLVVPTRKSPDGEGKATWEKWELRIHKRLVGIEADERAMRQVMKVNVPDNVSIEIELRS; from the coding sequence ATGAACAAAGCTAGAATCAAACTCACCGGCACCGACCCAGAAAAACTGGCCTATGTATGTGACCAGCTCAAAAGAATTGCTGAAAGAACCGGTGTAGATCTCTCCGGACCAATACCATTACCCACCAAAAAACTGGTAGTACCCACCCGGAAATCACCGGATGGAGAAGGAAAAGCAACCTGGGAAAAATGGGAACTCCGGATCCACAAACGACTGGTAGGAATCGAAGCCGATGAACGAGCCATGAGACAGGTAATGAAAGTCAACGTACCTGACAACGTGAGCATCGAAATCGAACTCCGCAGTTAA
- a CDS encoding ATP-dependent endonuclease, with translation MIGEDKFSVKNSIDERGSGIRRLLMVSFFQYMAGNKRDDERLIFGIEEPENSPHPGLQRELFDSLAKIAEEGHQIIITSHSPVFAGSANMDSIALIVRNKGIAEAKQSSDFDASEIAEELGVEPADQITSYKACIFVEGKNDMDFFSEIASKMKANSRISEDFSDKDIGFIIHGGDNLKHFVDANALSRLSKRFGVVIDSDREDHSHNIPQRKLNWKSKCELSGGKFFILKKGRLKTIYTPKSFIENLEKMMVMMIFLI, from the coding sequence ATAATAGGCGAAGACAAATTTTCTGTAAAAAATTCTATTGATGAACGTGGTAGTGGTATAAGACGACTTTTAATGGTATCTTTTTTCCAATATATGGCTGGAAATAAACGTGATGATGAAAGATTAATTTTCGGAATTGAAGAACCTGAAAACTCCCCTCATCCAGGTCTTCAACGTGAATTGTTTGACTCACTTGCAAAAATAGCAGAAGAGGGGCACCAAATAATTATTACTTCTCATTCTCCTGTATTCGCAGGCTCAGCTAATATGGACAGTATTGCACTCATTGTAAGAAATAAGGGCATAGCAGAAGCTAAGCAATCATCTGATTTTGATGCTTCAGAAATTGCTGAAGAATTGGGAGTTGAACCAGCTGATCAAATAACAAGTTATAAAGCGTGCATTTTTGTTGAAGGTAAAAATGATATGGATTTTTTTAGTGAAATTGCTTCAAAAATGAAAGCAAATAGCCGAATTTCTGAAGATTTCAGCGATAAAGATATAGGTTTCATAATACATGGTGGAGATAACCTAAAACATTTCGTTGATGCAAATGCCTTAAGTAGATTAAGCAAGCGATTTGGAGTTGTCATTGATAGTGACAGAGAAGATCATAGTCACAACATTCCTCAAAGAAAATTAAATTGGAAATCTAAATGTGAATTAAGTGGCGGAAAATTTTTTATTTTGAAAAAAGGGAGATTGAAAACTATATATACCCCGAAGTCATTTATAGAGAACTTGGAAAAGATGATGGTTATGATGATTTTTCTGATATGA
- a CDS encoding MarR family transcriptional regulator: protein MKGVLTSISRVKEQILLISPEQHKKGLKGQIELNERQIMIMEYISTRGKITSAEIQNTFSISRQAAHKEIKKLLDMDLIEKKGESKATHYIFK from the coding sequence TTGAAAGGAGTTTTAACATCAATATCCCGAGTAAAAGAACAAATTCTGCTGATTTCACCAGAACAACATAAGAAGGGGCTAAAAGGTCAAATAGAACTTAATGAAAGGCAAATCATGATCATGGAATATATTAGTACCCGAGGAAAAATAACAAGTGCTGAAATTCAAAACACGTTTAGTATATCGCGTCAAGCAGCTCATAAAGAGATAAAAAAGCTTTTAGATATGGATTTAATAGAAAAAAAGGGTGAGAGCAAGGCAACACATTACATTTTTAAGTAG